Proteins found in one Methylobacterium sp. CB376 genomic segment:
- a CDS encoding (2Fe-2S)-binding protein — MIVCSCNVFSDGQVRACLNPGPACPRTPAQVYACLGCSPKCGRCARTIRSILSRALDEVHASCATSCGAACTLAAAAAPAAAEAA; from the coding sequence ATGATCGTCTGTTCCTGCAACGTCTTCTCCGACGGCCAAGTGCGCGCGTGCCTGAATCCGGGTCCGGCCTGCCCGCGGACGCCGGCCCAGGTCTATGCCTGCCTCGGCTGCAGCCCGAAATGCGGGCGCTGCGCGCGCACCATCCGGAGCATCCTCTCGCGGGCGCTCGACGAGGTGCACGCCTCCTGCGCGACGTCCTGCGGCGCCGCCTGCACGCTGGCGGCGGCGGCCGCGCCGGCTGCCGCCGAGGCGGCCTGA
- a CDS encoding MFS transporter produces MQDSIEAGTPAFRRTAYALAAAGFSTFAVLYAVQPLLTVFAEEFGVGPAASSLSLSLATGLLAVSLLVVSPLSEVFGRKPVMVVSLFSAALLTLVAAAMPTWHGFLAVRALAGLAMSGVPAVAMAYLSEEMHGRALGLAMGLLISGNSLGGMAGRLLSGALADRLGWRAALAAIGLLALAAAIAFARGLPPSARFTPRPLPWRAVPGSFLHHFRDAGLPWLFAEAFLLMGGFVTLYNYIGFRLLAPPYALSQTAVAAIFAVYLAGTASSTAAGHAASLFGRRRVLWLAIAAALGGVALTLAESLVLIVLGIVVATVGFFGAHSVASSWVGRRARRDRAQASSLYLFLYYLGSSVLGTAGGWFYAQAGWTGVAAFVGALYGAALLAALRLALLAPLPEAP; encoded by the coding sequence ATGCAGGACAGCATCGAGGCCGGCACGCCGGCCTTCCGCCGCACCGCCTACGCGCTCGCGGCGGCGGGCTTCTCGACCTTCGCGGTGCTCTACGCGGTCCAGCCGCTGCTGACGGTCTTCGCCGAGGAATTCGGCGTCGGCCCGGCGGCGAGCAGCCTGTCGCTCTCCCTGGCGACCGGCCTCCTCGCCGTCTCCCTCCTGGTGGTCAGCCCCCTGTCGGAGGTGTTCGGGCGCAAGCCCGTGATGGTGGTCTCACTCTTTTCCGCGGCCCTCCTCACCCTGGTCGCCGCCGCGATGCCGACCTGGCACGGTTTCCTGGCCGTGCGGGCCCTGGCGGGCCTCGCCATGAGCGGCGTGCCGGCCGTGGCCATGGCCTATCTCAGCGAGGAGATGCACGGGCGCGCCCTCGGCCTCGCCATGGGGCTCCTGATCAGCGGGAATTCGCTCGGGGGCATGGCCGGCCGGCTCCTCAGCGGCGCCCTCGCGGACCGGCTCGGCTGGCGCGCGGCGCTCGCGGCGATCGGCCTGCTGGCGCTCGCGGCGGCCATCGCCTTCGCGCGCGGCCTGCCGCCCTCGGCCCGCTTCACGCCCCGCCCCCTGCCCTGGCGGGCGGTGCCCGGCAGCTTCCTGCACCATTTCCGCGACGCGGGCCTGCCCTGGCTCTTCGCCGAGGCCTTCCTGCTGATGGGCGGCTTCGTCACGCTCTACAACTACATCGGCTTCCGCCTGCTGGCGCCGCCCTACGCGCTGAGCCAGACCGCCGTCGCGGCGATCTTCGCGGTCTACCTCGCGGGCACCGCCTCCTCGACCGCGGCCGGGCACGCGGCGAGCCTGTTCGGGCGCCGCCGGGTGCTGTGGCTCGCCATCGCGGCGGCCCTCGGCGGCGTCGCGCTGACCCTCGCCGAGAGCCTCGTCCTGATCGTGCTCGGCATCGTCGTCGCCACGGTCGGGTTCTTCGGCGCCCACTCGGTGGCGAGCAGCTGGGTCGGGCGGCGGGCGCGCCGCGACCGCGCCCAGGCCTCCTCCCTCTACCTGTTCCTCTACTATCTGGGCTCCTCGGTCCTCGGCACGGCGGGCGGCTGGTTCTACGCCCAGGCGGGCTGGACCGGCGTCGCGGCCTTCGTCGGCGCGCTCTACGGCGCGGCCCTCCTGGCGGCCCTGCGGCTCGCCCTGCTGGCGCCGCTGCCGGAGGCGCCGTGA
- a CDS encoding response regulator, producing the protein MIATPTFPDLSALVVDESLYLRRIVRDMLMRVGIKRVLEAPDGAEALGALAESKPDLVVLDWDLAILSGEEFIRLARTPATSPAPTVPIILMLAQPRRNIVDRAVNLGVNEIIAKPFSPKTLWSRLDEVINRPRPFSQVKSLLRPLPRVAFSMNPKVVA; encoded by the coding sequence ATGATCGCCACCCCGACCTTCCCGGACCTCTCCGCCCTGGTCGTCGACGAGAGCCTCTACCTGCGCCGCATCGTCCGCGACATGCTGATGCGCGTCGGCATCAAGCGCGTGCTGGAGGCGCCGGACGGGGCCGAGGCGCTGGGGGCGCTCGCCGAGAGCAAGCCCGACCTCGTGGTCCTCGACTGGGACCTCGCCATCCTGTCGGGGGAGGAGTTCATCCGCCTCGCCCGCACCCCGGCGACCTCGCCCGCCCCGACCGTGCCGATCATCCTGATGCTGGCCCAGCCGCGGCGCAACATCGTCGACCGGGCGGTCAATCTCGGGGTCAACGAGATCATCGCCAAGCCCTTCTCCCCCAAGACCCTCTGGTCGCGGCTCGACGAGGTCATCAACCGCCCGCGGCCGTTCTCGCAGGTGAAGAGCCTGCTGCGCCCGCTGCCGCGGGTCGCCTTCTCGATGAACCCGAAAGTGGTCGCCTGA
- a CDS encoding Ppx/GppA phosphatase family protein, translated as MRDETAAPVPARAAERAEPARQSVLLREAQRAAGAVRPLPALRPQGRRPYAALDLGTNNCRLLIAEPAPYGFRVVDAFSRIVRLGEGLGSTDHLSDEAIQRTVEALAVCRAKMETRGVVRSKVIATEACRLAVNGPDFVRRVRRDVGLNLEVVDRRTEAYLAVTGCAALADRHAESVVIFDIGGGSTEIVWLHGSAALARSADPTLRIRAWDSLPVGVVTLTERYGGTDVTPAIFEGMVEDVSTKLTKFALMAGAAAQAPHFHLLGTSGTVTTLAAMHLRLPRYDRRRIDGLWMSDREVSTAITDLLDTRLAERARNPCIGRDRADLVLAGCAILEAIRRAFPSERLRIADRGLREGLLMNMMREDGVWRRGGRG; from the coding sequence GTGAGGGACGAGACTGCCGCCCCCGTGCCGGCGCGCGCCGCGGAGAGGGCGGAGCCGGCGCGCCAGAGCGTGCTGCTGCGCGAGGCGCAGCGGGCGGCCGGCGCGGTGCGGCCCCTCCCGGCGCTGCGGCCGCAGGGGCGGCGCCCCTACGCGGCCCTCGACCTCGGCACGAACAATTGCCGGCTCCTGATCGCCGAGCCGGCGCCCTACGGGTTCCGCGTCGTCGACGCCTTCTCGCGCATCGTGCGCCTGGGCGAGGGCCTCGGCAGCACCGACCACCTGAGCGACGAGGCGATCCAGCGCACCGTCGAGGCGCTCGCCGTCTGCCGGGCCAAGATGGAGACGCGCGGCGTCGTCCGCTCGAAGGTCATCGCCACGGAGGCCTGCCGGCTCGCCGTGAACGGCCCGGATTTCGTCCGGCGGGTGCGCCGGGACGTCGGGCTCAACCTCGAGGTCGTGGACCGCCGCACCGAGGCCTACCTGGCGGTGACGGGCTGCGCGGCCCTGGCCGACCGGCACGCGGAATCGGTGGTGATCTTCGACATCGGCGGCGGCTCGACCGAGATCGTCTGGCTGCACGGCTCCGCGGCGCTCGCCCGCAGCGCCGACCCGACCCTGCGCATCCGCGCCTGGGACTCGCTGCCGGTCGGCGTCGTCACCCTCACCGAGCGCTACGGCGGCACCGACGTCACGCCGGCGATCTTCGAGGGCATGGTCGAGGACGTCTCGACCAAGCTCACCAAGTTCGCCCTGATGGCGGGCGCGGCCGCGCAGGCGCCGCATTTCCACCTGCTCGGCACCTCCGGCACGGTCACGACGCTGGCCGCCATGCACCTGCGCCTGCCGCGCTACGACCGGCGGCGCATCGACGGGCTCTGGATGAGCGACCGCGAGGTCTCGACGGCGATCACCGACCTGCTCGACACGCGGCTCGCCGAGCGGGCGCGCAATCCCTGCATCGGCCGCGACCGGGCCGACCTCGTCCTGGCCGGCTGCGCCATCCTGGAGGCGATCCGGCGGGCCTTCCCGTCCGAGCGCCTGCGCATCGCCGACCGCGGCCTGCGCGAGGGCCTGCTCATGAACATGATGCGCGAGGACGGCGTCTGGCGCCGGGGCGGGCGGGGCTGA
- a CDS encoding PIN domain-containing protein has protein sequence MSTAILLDTQLLVLLVVGRTSKGIVAKHKNLTEFTAEDFDLLLILLGDNPALILLPNTVSEAANLLRQHRDPERTAILRTFAEIIGGHAEHYVASRKVVVRREYARLGITDSAILEIGRGNLEILTADLDLFLAAVGLSLRATNFNHKREEFDLL, from the coding sequence ATGAGCACTGCGATTCTCCTTGACACCCAGTTGCTCGTGCTCCTGGTGGTCGGCCGAACGTCGAAGGGAATCGTCGCCAAGCACAAGAACCTCACCGAGTTCACGGCGGAGGATTTCGACCTGCTTCTGATTTTGCTCGGTGATAATCCTGCTCTGATCCTGCTCCCGAACACCGTCTCGGAGGCCGCGAACCTGCTCCGGCAGCATCGGGATCCTGAGAGGACCGCCATCCTGCGCACCTTCGCCGAGATCATCGGCGGCCACGCGGAGCACTACGTGGCCAGCAGGAAGGTGGTGGTACGGCGCGAATACGCGCGGCTCGGCATCACGGACTCAGCCATCCTTGAGATCGGTCGCGGTAATCTGGAGATTCTGACCGCGGACCTCGACCTTTTCCTGGCGGCCGTTGGCCTGAGCCTCCGCGCGACGAATTTCAACCATAAGCGCGAGGAGTTCGACCTCTTGTGA
- a CDS encoding RlmE family RNA methyltransferase: MSDRRGGGQRGDLKQRVKTGRGRTVSSKRWLERQLNDPYVARAKREGYRSRAAYKLLEIDERFHLLRPGQRVVDLGAAPGGWSQVAAAKVGSHPGAPPPRGRVVGIDLLEIEPMPGVDFLTLDFLDPSAPARLIALLGGPADLVMSDMAANATGHKKTDHLRIMGLAETAAAFAREVLAPGGAYLAKVLQGGTEGGLLADLKRDFAAVRHVKPAASRADSSELYVLATGYRGASERAGEAQEPAEDGRADDAAPAWRP, encoded by the coding sequence ATGAGCGACCGGAGGGGCGGTGGCCAGCGGGGCGACCTCAAGCAGCGGGTGAAGACCGGGCGCGGGCGCACGGTCTCGTCCAAGCGCTGGCTGGAGCGGCAGCTCAACGACCCCTACGTGGCCCGCGCCAAGCGCGAGGGCTACCGCTCGCGGGCCGCCTACAAGCTCCTGGAGATCGACGAGCGCTTCCACCTCCTCAGGCCCGGCCAGCGGGTGGTGGATCTCGGGGCTGCGCCGGGAGGCTGGTCGCAGGTGGCCGCCGCCAAGGTCGGCAGCCATCCGGGCGCGCCGCCGCCCCGCGGCCGGGTCGTCGGCATCGACCTCCTGGAGATCGAGCCGATGCCGGGAGTCGACTTCCTCACCCTCGACTTCCTCGACCCGAGCGCACCGGCGCGCCTGATCGCGCTCCTCGGCGGCCCGGCCGACCTCGTGATGTCGGACATGGCGGCCAACGCCACCGGGCACAAGAAGACCGACCACCTGCGCATCATGGGGCTCGCCGAGACCGCCGCCGCCTTCGCCCGCGAGGTGCTGGCCCCGGGCGGGGCCTACCTCGCCAAGGTGCTGCAGGGCGGGACCGAGGGCGGGCTGCTCGCCGACCTCAAGCGCGACTTCGCCGCGGTGCGCCACGTGAAGCCGGCGGCGAGCCGGGCGGATTCGAGCGAGCTCTACGTGCTCGCCACCGGCTACCGGGGCGCGAGCGAGCGCGCGGGCGAGGCGCAGGAGCCCGCCGAGGACGGGCGGGCGGACGATGCGGCGCCGGCTTGGCGGCCCTGA
- a CDS encoding extracellular catalytic domain type 2 short-chain-length polyhydroxyalkanoate depolymerase encodes MGFEIRSTIEQLSSFQVRKGQSSVSGLSSGAFMTVQLHLAHSSRFAGAGIIAGGPFRCAESFRAAALIAEDAYEQGALYISMNPLIPQMAPSAEHLAEIARRTAEAGEIDPVENLADDRLYIFTGSADRVVYPDVVARTRRFYELLGVAPENILYRDTVPAGHSIITDNPEDSPLSTNQPPYINNGGFMQSHEILRHIYPGLNAPAERLNGRLIRFDQTEFFAGEPRSSMSPFGYAYVPAEVLEGAEARIHVALHGCKQGYAYINYVNGQPDVANQPPYGNRYVTTTGYNHIAESNNIIVLYPQAQGSDGGALQNPDGCWDWWGYTSRNTDKPDYYSKNAIQVGAIQAMLTRLGG; translated from the coding sequence ATGGGATTCGAGATCCGAAGCACGATCGAGCAATTGTCCTCGTTCCAAGTTCGGAAAGGTCAGAGCTCGGTGTCCGGCTTGTCGTCCGGCGCCTTCATGACGGTGCAGCTGCACTTGGCCCACTCGTCCCGCTTCGCGGGCGCCGGGATCATCGCCGGCGGACCGTTCCGCTGCGCCGAGTCGTTCCGCGCGGCCGCGCTCATCGCCGAGGACGCCTACGAGCAGGGCGCGCTCTACATCAGCATGAACCCGCTGATCCCGCAGATGGCGCCGAGCGCCGAGCACCTCGCGGAGATCGCCCGCAGGACGGCCGAGGCGGGGGAGATCGACCCCGTCGAGAACCTCGCCGACGACCGGCTCTACATCTTCACGGGCAGCGCCGACCGGGTCGTCTACCCGGACGTGGTCGCGCGGACCCGGCGCTTCTACGAGCTGCTCGGGGTCGCGCCGGAGAACATCCTCTACCGCGACACCGTGCCGGCCGGCCACTCGATCATCACCGACAATCCCGAGGATTCCCCCCTCTCGACCAACCAGCCGCCCTATATCAACAACGGCGGCTTCATGCAGTCGCACGAGATCCTGCGACACATCTATCCGGGATTGAATGCCCCGGCCGAGCGCCTGAACGGGCGGCTGATCCGCTTCGACCAGACGGAGTTCTTCGCGGGCGAGCCGCGCTCCAGCATGAGCCCGTTCGGCTACGCCTACGTGCCCGCCGAGGTGCTGGAGGGGGCCGAGGCGCGCATCCACGTCGCGCTGCACGGCTGCAAGCAGGGCTACGCCTACATCAACTACGTCAACGGCCAGCCGGACGTCGCCAACCAGCCGCCCTACGGCAACCGCTACGTCACGACGACCGGCTACAACCACATCGCCGAGAGCAACAACATCATCGTCCTCTACCCGCAGGCGCAGGGCAGCGACGGCGGGGCGCTGCAGAACCCCGACGGGTGCTGGGATTGGTGGGGCTACACGTCGCGCAACACGGACAAGCCCGACTATTACTCGAAGAACGCGATCCAGGTCGGCGCCATCCAGGCGATGCTGACGCGCCTGGGCGGCTGA
- a CDS encoding 2-hydroxyacid dehydrogenase: protein MTRPIPCILLSETLDLAALFGPVLAQVADAVEVVTDPAEAARVRLALAWFPPADAFARYPNLGAVCSIAAGVDSLLACPGLPPDLPVVRVVDPDQARAMSCFVLWHVLGHLRRFRSYAENQARALWRPLGQRAAGEVTVGLLGCGRMGAQVARDLAAFGFPVLAWSRAARPAEPGITHLHGPEGLAALLPRCDVLVNLLPLTPDTRGLLAAPLFGRLKPGAALVHVGRGDHLVEADLLCALDSGRLAHAALDVFAVEPLPEDHPFWRHPRILVTPHEACDASPAAVAAMLRATAEALRTGAPIPHAIDRRRGY, encoded by the coding sequence ATGACCCGCCCGATCCCCTGCATCCTGCTCAGCGAGACCCTCGACCTCGCCGCCCTGTTCGGCCCGGTCCTGGCGCAGGTCGCCGACGCCGTCGAGGTGGTGACCGACCCGGCCGAGGCGGCGCGGGTGCGCCTCGCCCTGGCATGGTTCCCGCCGGCCGACGCCTTCGCGCGCTACCCGAATCTCGGGGCGGTCTGCTCGATCGCCGCGGGGGTCGACAGCCTGCTCGCCTGCCCGGGCCTGCCGCCGGACCTGCCCGTGGTGCGGGTCGTCGATCCCGATCAGGCCCGCGCCATGTCGTGCTTCGTGCTCTGGCACGTGCTCGGCCACCTGCGGCGCTTCCGCAGCTACGCGGAGAACCAGGCCCGGGCCCTGTGGCGGCCCCTCGGCCAGCGCGCGGCGGGCGAGGTCACGGTCGGGCTCCTCGGCTGCGGCCGGATGGGGGCGCAGGTGGCGCGCGACCTCGCGGCCTTCGGCTTCCCGGTCCTGGCCTGGAGCCGCGCGGCGCGCCCCGCCGAGCCCGGGATCACCCACCTGCACGGCCCGGAGGGCCTGGCCGCCCTGCTGCCGCGCTGCGACGTGCTGGTGAACCTGCTGCCCCTGACGCCGGACACGCGCGGCCTCCTCGCCGCGCCGCTGTTCGGGCGCCTGAAGCCCGGGGCGGCCCTGGTTCATGTCGGGCGGGGCGACCACTTGGTCGAGGCCGACCTCCTCTGTGCCCTCGATTCGGGCCGGCTCGCCCACGCGGCCCTCGACGTCTTCGCGGTCGAGCCGCTGCCCGAGGATCACCCGTTCTGGCGGCATCCGCGCATCCTCGTCACGCCGCACGAGGCCTGCGACGCGAGCCCCGCCGCCGTGGCCGCGATGCTGCGCGCCACGGCGGAGGCCCTGCGGACGGGGGCGCCGATCCCGCACGCCATCGACCGGCGGCGCGGGTACTGA
- a CDS encoding ABC transporter ATP-binding protein, with the protein MRPVVSVRGLRLALPPGADRAHAVEDVSFAIAPGEILCLVGESGSGKSMCAHALMGLLPRAVRPAGGEILLAGTDLLAQDEAGWRATRGARIGMIFQEPMTALNPLMRVGDQIVEMFEAHGRLKAAERRARALDLAAEVGLPDPARLLRAYPHQLSGGQRQRAMIAMALALEPALLVADEPTTALDVTTQAQILRLIRDLQRRHGMAVLFITHDFGVVAEIADRVLVLRRGRVVEAGPAAALLARPQEPYTRALLAAVPSLEPPPRPPVSGATAVEVAGLTKTYVTGGGWGRPVRRVEAARDVGFALHRGETLGLVGESGSGKSSVARLVLRLAEPDSGTVRLGDTDLTSLSGEALRRARRRIQMVFQDPFASLNPRRSVGRIIADAPRAHGVPEADAMARARDLLGLVGLDASAFDRYPHEFSGGQRQRVGIARALAVEPEVLVADEAVSALDVSVQAQVLALLEDLKTRLGLSMLFITHDLRVAAQICDRIAVMRRGEIVEIKPTAALFAAPEHPYTRALLDAVPGRTRAAA; encoded by the coding sequence ATGAGGCCGGTCGTCTCCGTCCGCGGCCTGCGCCTCGCCCTGCCGCCGGGCGCCGACCGCGCCCACGCCGTCGAGGACGTCTCCTTCGCGATCGCGCCGGGCGAGATCCTCTGCCTCGTCGGCGAGTCGGGCTCGGGCAAGTCGATGTGCGCCCACGCCCTGATGGGGCTGCTGCCCAGGGCGGTGCGCCCGGCCGGCGGGGAGATCCTCCTCGCCGGCACCGACCTCCTGGCGCAGGACGAGGCCGGGTGGCGCGCCACCCGGGGCGCCCGGATCGGCATGATCTTCCAGGAGCCGATGACGGCCCTGAACCCGCTGATGCGCGTCGGCGACCAGATCGTCGAGATGTTCGAGGCGCATGGCCGGCTGAAGGCGGCCGAGCGGCGCGCCCGGGCCCTCGACCTCGCGGCCGAGGTCGGCCTGCCGGATCCCGCCCGCCTCCTGCGGGCCTACCCGCACCAGCTCTCGGGCGGGCAGCGCCAGCGGGCGATGATCGCCATGGCGCTCGCCCTCGAACCGGCCCTGCTCGTCGCCGACGAGCCCACCACCGCCCTCGACGTCACCACCCAGGCCCAGATCCTGCGGCTGATCCGCGACCTGCAGCGGCGGCACGGCATGGCGGTCCTGTTCATCACCCACGATTTCGGCGTGGTGGCGGAGATCGCCGACCGGGTGCTGGTGCTGCGCCGCGGCCGCGTGGTGGAGGCCGGCCCGGCCGCCGCGCTGCTCGCGCGCCCGCAGGAGCCCTACACCCGCGCGCTGCTCGCCGCCGTGCCCTCCCTGGAGCCGCCGCCCCGCCCGCCGGTCTCCGGCGCGACGGCGGTCGAGGTCGCCGGCCTCACCAAGACCTACGTGACGGGCGGGGGCTGGGGCCGGCCGGTCCGGCGCGTCGAGGCGGCGCGGGACGTCGGCTTCGCGCTGCACCGGGGCGAGACCCTCGGGCTCGTGGGCGAGTCCGGCTCGGGCAAGTCGTCGGTCGCGCGGCTCGTCCTGCGCCTCGCCGAGCCCGATTCCGGCACGGTGCGCCTCGGCGACACCGACCTCACCAGCCTCTCCGGGGAGGCCCTGCGCCGCGCCCGGCGCCGGATCCAGATGGTGTTCCAGGATCCCTTCGCGTCGCTCAACCCCCGCCGCAGCGTCGGGCGGATCATCGCGGACGCGCCGCGCGCCCACGGGGTGCCGGAGGCCGACGCGATGGCCCGCGCCCGGGACCTCCTCGGCCTCGTCGGGCTCGACGCCTCGGCCTTCGACCGCTACCCGCACGAATTCTCGGGCGGCCAGCGCCAGCGCGTCGGCATCGCCCGGGCCCTCGCGGTGGAGCCGGAGGTGCTGGTGGCGGACGAGGCGGTCTCGGCCCTCGACGTCTCGGTGCAGGCGCAGGTGCTCGCCCTGCTGGAGGACCTGAAGACCCGCCTCGGCCTCTCGATGCTGTTCATCACCCACGACCTGCGGGTGGCCGCCCAGATCTGCGACCGCATCGCGGTGATGCGGCGGGGCGAGATCGTCGAGATCAAGCCGACCGCCGCCCTCTTCGCCGCCCCCGAGCACCCCTACACGCGCGCCCTCCTCGACGCCGTGCCGGGCCGGACCCGCGCCGCCGCATGA